A stretch of the Massilia varians genome encodes the following:
- a CDS encoding SRPBCC family protein, translated as MLNRVVTVAALAVGGMMLSKKLKSNRNGYGASSSVSESIEINVPAKTAYNQWTQFEDFPQFMKSVKEIRQLDDKHLHWRANVAGEEKEWDVEITEQIPDKRIAWRSVTGVKNGGVATFHKISDNCCRVMVQMDYEPDGALEAIGDAMGAVRMELRGNLQNFKELLEKRGAESGAWRGKIAQQ; from the coding sequence ATGCTGAACCGCGTAGTTACCGTTGCCGCGCTTGCCGTCGGCGGCATGATGCTGTCCAAAAAACTGAAGTCGAACCGCAATGGCTATGGCGCCAGCTCGTCGGTCTCGGAATCGATCGAGATCAATGTTCCGGCCAAGACCGCGTACAACCAGTGGACGCAGTTCGAGGACTTCCCGCAGTTCATGAAGAGCGTCAAGGAAATCCGCCAGCTCGACGACAAGCACCTGCACTGGCGCGCCAACGTGGCCGGCGAAGAGAAGGAGTGGGATGTCGAAATCACCGAACAGATCCCGGACAAGCGCATCGCATGGCGCAGCGTCACCGGCGTGAAGAACGGCGGCGTCGCTACCTTCCACAAGATCTCGGATAACTGCTGCCGCGTCATGGTCCAGATGGACTATGAACCGGATGGCGCCCTCGAAGCCATCGGCGACGCCATGGGCGCCGTGCGCATGGAACTGCGCGGCAACCTGCAGAACTTCAAGGAACTGCTGGAAAAGCGCGGCGCGGAAAGCGGCGCATGGCGCGGCAAGATCGCGCAACAGTAA
- a CDS encoding BPSS1780 family membrane protein — protein sequence MNSIPAITGWHWLKQGAGLFRKQPAALTTLLFANILISIGISAVPLLGPMIAVVLIPSFSMAFMKACLMIENGERVTPGVLLTGFRQPVVKDLCKVGLIYLAVSLLMAVITRFTVDPGFWEQVARQGREGGQPQVAGSDILAMFMIFGLDVAALMSLCFAAPLTYWQKMTAGKAVFYSFFAVVRSARVFIVLLLAWFAIFFGICMVITLLLGASNMTRVVIMWLIFLFILLLQCAMYVGYRQIFGKPVDGGAPTGGVNLTK from the coding sequence ATGAACTCTATTCCTGCAATCACCGGCTGGCACTGGCTCAAGCAAGGCGCCGGCCTGTTCCGCAAACAACCGGCCGCGCTGACCACGCTGCTGTTCGCGAACATCCTGATCAGCATCGGCATCAGCGCCGTGCCCCTGCTCGGCCCGATGATCGCGGTGGTCCTGATCCCGTCGTTCTCGATGGCCTTCATGAAGGCCTGCCTGATGATCGAGAACGGCGAGCGGGTCACGCCCGGCGTGCTGCTGACGGGCTTCCGCCAGCCGGTGGTGAAGGATTTGTGCAAGGTCGGCCTGATCTACCTGGCCGTGTCGCTCCTGATGGCCGTGATCACGCGCTTCACGGTCGATCCGGGCTTCTGGGAACAGGTGGCGCGCCAGGGGCGCGAAGGGGGCCAGCCGCAGGTGGCGGGGTCGGACATCCTGGCGATGTTCATGATTTTCGGGCTGGACGTGGCGGCCCTGATGTCGCTGTGCTTCGCCGCGCCGCTCACCTACTGGCAGAAAATGACCGCCGGCAAAGCGGTGTTCTACAGCTTCTTCGCCGTCGTGCGCAGCGCACGCGTGTTCATCGTGCTGCTGCTGGCCTGGTTCGCGATCTTCTTCGGCATCTGCATGGTGATCACCCTGCTGCTGGGCGCCTCGAACATGACGCGGGTGGTGATCATGTGGCTGATCTTCCTGTTCATCCTGCTGCTGCAGTGCGCGATGTATGTGGGGTACCGGCAGATTTTCGGGAAGCCGGTGGATGGGGGAGCCCCGACCGGCGGCGTCAATTTGACCAAGTAG
- a CDS encoding S8 family serine peptidase translates to MVDKNTRASSLRVCLAALVAAGVLGNAQAAAPDTTRVIVAFKPGAAAKVKSAVAAAKGSVKHDIFGMNAMAIEVPAVALKGLENNPNVEYIEEDVIRKPFALTSPSTGTPYASGQLVPYGIKQVQADLLSDANAANRKVCIIDSGYDRSHEDLSGNPATGEYDAGTGWWYTDENSHGTHVAGTIAAINNAGTGVVGVAANKQLKLHIVKVFGKDGWAYSSTLASAANKCGAAGANVISMSLGGGRKSTTEQKAFDTLYSKGVLSLAAAGNDGNTVVSYPAGYASVIMVGAVDENKQWASFSQYNSSVELAGPGVSVLSTVPMGTGQEAVLTVGSSTYAPGAMEGSPVKTATAPLADFGIGDQVNTAVSGKVCLIQRGTVDFATKVSNCQNSGGVGAVVYNNVAGAFGGTLGTTVTNIPSVTATDTEGAAMKQQLGQSATVGIKASNYAYFDGTSMATPHVSAVAALVWSYFPTCTAAQMRASLTKSALDLGTAGRDTKYGFGLVQAKAARDRIASLGCGN, encoded by the coding sequence ATGGTAGACAAAAACACTCGCGCATCCTCCCTTCGCGTTTGCCTGGCGGCCCTGGTCGCTGCCGGCGTCCTCGGCAACGCGCAGGCCGCAGCGCCCGACACCACCCGCGTCATCGTCGCCTTCAAGCCGGGCGCCGCCGCCAAGGTGAAGTCGGCCGTCGCCGCGGCCAAGGGTTCGGTCAAGCACGACATCTTCGGCATGAACGCCATGGCCATCGAGGTCCCGGCGGTCGCGCTGAAAGGACTGGAGAACAACCCGAACGTCGAATACATCGAAGAAGACGTGATCCGCAAGCCCTTCGCCCTCACCTCGCCGTCGACCGGCACCCCGTACGCGTCGGGCCAGCTGGTCCCGTACGGCATCAAGCAGGTGCAGGCCGACCTGCTGAGCGACGCCAACGCCGCCAACCGCAAGGTCTGCATCATCGACTCGGGCTATGACCGCAGCCACGAAGACTTGTCGGGCAACCCGGCCACCGGCGAATACGATGCCGGCACCGGCTGGTGGTACACCGACGAGAACAGCCACGGCACCCACGTGGCCGGCACCATCGCCGCCATCAACAACGCCGGCACCGGCGTGGTCGGCGTGGCCGCCAACAAGCAGCTCAAGCTGCACATCGTGAAGGTCTTCGGCAAGGACGGCTGGGCCTATTCCTCTACCCTGGCCTCGGCCGCCAACAAGTGCGGCGCCGCCGGCGCCAACGTGATCAGCATGTCGCTGGGCGGCGGGCGCAAGAGCACCACCGAGCAGAAGGCCTTCGACACCCTGTACTCCAAAGGCGTCCTGAGCCTGGCCGCTGCCGGCAACGACGGCAACACCGTGGTGTCCTACCCGGCAGGCTACGCGAGCGTGATCATGGTCGGCGCGGTCGACGAGAACAAGCAATGGGCCAGCTTCTCGCAATACAACAGCAGCGTCGAACTGGCCGGCCCGGGCGTGAGCGTGCTGTCGACCGTCCCGATGGGCACCGGCCAGGAAGCCGTCCTGACCGTGGGCAGCAGCACCTACGCCCCGGGCGCGATGGAAGGCTCGCCGGTCAAGACCGCCACCGCACCGCTGGCCGACTTCGGCATTGGCGACCAGGTCAACACCGCCGTCTCGGGCAAGGTCTGCCTGATCCAGCGCGGCACCGTGGACTTCGCCACCAAGGTCAGCAACTGCCAGAACAGCGGCGGCGTCGGCGCCGTGGTGTACAACAACGTGGCGGGCGCCTTCGGCGGCACGCTGGGCACCACCGTGACCAACATCCCGTCGGTCACCGCGACCGACACGGAAGGCGCGGCGATGAAGCAGCAGCTGGGCCAGAGCGCGACGGTCGGCATCAAGGCGTCCAACTACGCCTACTTCGACGGCACCTCGATGGCGACCCCGCACGTGTCGGCCGTCGCCGCCCTGGTGTGGAGCTACTTCCCGACCTGTACCGCCGCGCAGATGCGCGCCTCGCTCACCAAGAGCGCGCTCGACCTGGGCACCGCCGGCCGCGACACCAAGTACGGCTTCGGCCTGGTGCAGGCCAAGGCCGCACGCGACCGCATCGCTTCGCTGGGCTGCGGTAACTAA
- a CDS encoding GFA family protein encodes MNLQGGCFCGAVRYTVKGDIFNSTLCHCTDCRRISGAPALAWFSARRADFRFTQGEPRRFASSEHVLRSFCSQCGTTLTFEDARWPEELDIASASLDDPEQAPPGDHTFVRSRLSWVKPNDGLPEYPTTRSAGN; translated from the coding sequence ATGAACCTGCAAGGAGGATGTTTCTGCGGTGCAGTTCGTTACACGGTAAAGGGAGATATTTTCAACAGCACACTGTGCCACTGTACCGATTGCCGCAGAATATCGGGCGCGCCCGCCCTGGCCTGGTTCAGCGCGCGCCGCGCCGACTTCCGCTTCACGCAGGGCGAGCCGCGGCGCTTTGCGTCGAGTGAGCACGTGCTGCGCAGTTTTTGCTCGCAATGCGGCACCACGCTTACGTTCGAAGACGCCCGCTGGCCGGAAGAACTGGACATCGCCAGCGCCAGCCTCGATGATCCGGAGCAGGCACCGCCAGGCGACCACACTTTCGTGCGCAGCCGCCTGAGCTGGGTGAAGCCAAACGACGGCCTGCCCGAATACCCGACCACGCGCTCGGCCGGGAACTAG
- a CDS encoding hemerythrin domain-containing protein yields MATDKAAGAFPVDQPVKALIRDHDMVRALADRYLASDNPEVRKQAGTQILQSLHMHSRLEESIFYPAVRSIDASLISHFEQDHLKVDDLVATLEGMSLDDSHSDTLMRELISAVTAHIQEEENQLFPRIEGSGIDMTPVGLQMQSFEANLVHTQAQISDGSIRRR; encoded by the coding sequence ATGGCAACCGACAAAGCAGCAGGCGCGTTTCCGGTCGACCAGCCGGTCAAGGCATTGATCCGCGACCATGACATGGTGCGCGCGCTGGCCGACAGGTATCTCGCCAGCGACAACCCGGAAGTCAGGAAGCAGGCCGGGACCCAGATCCTGCAGTCCCTGCACATGCACTCGCGGCTGGAGGAATCGATCTTCTATCCGGCGGTGCGCAGCATCGACGCATCCCTGATCAGCCACTTCGAACAGGACCATCTGAAGGTGGACGACCTGGTCGCGACACTGGAGGGCATGTCGCTCGACGACAGCCACAGCGACACCCTGATGCGCGAGCTGATCAGCGCCGTCACGGCCCACATCCAGGAAGAGGAGAACCAGCTGTTCCCGCGCATCGAAGGCTCGGGCATCGACATGACGCCGGTCGGCTTGCAGATGCAATCCTTCGAAGCCAACCTGGTGCACACCCAGGCCCAGATCAGCGACGGCAGCATCCGGCGGCGCTAG
- a CDS encoding homoserine kinase, which produces MAVFTAVSLDDLSQWIKQFPLGEALALQGISSGIDNSNFFLTVERGEFVLTIFENLRFEQLPFYVQLMRHLAERGIPVPAPVPTADGELVVTLHGKPAIIVSRLSGASQLAPQPVHCAEVGRMLARMHLAGRDFALHQPNLRGLDWITATAPTVLPLISAPEAALLRDEVRFQTDFAATGTYAALTRGPVHADLFRNNVMFEDERLTGCFDFYFAGVDTWLFDVAVTVNDWCVDLATGVLDEARVLALLEAYHAVRPFTLDEQAAWLPMLRAGALRFWLSRLYDLHIPRAAELLTPHDPTHFERILRARIERGAPDLPT; this is translated from the coding sequence ATGGCAGTTTTTACCGCGGTCTCACTGGACGACCTTTCCCAGTGGATCAAGCAGTTCCCTCTCGGCGAGGCCCTCGCGCTCCAGGGCATTTCCTCCGGCATCGATAACAGCAATTTCTTCCTCACGGTCGAGCGTGGGGAATTCGTGCTGACCATTTTCGAGAACCTCCGTTTCGAGCAGCTGCCTTTCTACGTGCAGCTGATGCGCCACCTGGCCGAGCGCGGCATCCCGGTGCCGGCGCCGGTGCCGACCGCCGACGGCGAACTGGTGGTCACCCTGCACGGCAAGCCGGCCATCATCGTCAGCCGCCTGAGCGGCGCCTCGCAGCTCGCTCCGCAGCCGGTGCATTGCGCCGAAGTCGGCCGCATGCTAGCGCGCATGCACCTGGCGGGGCGCGATTTCGCCCTGCACCAGCCCAACCTGCGCGGCCTGGACTGGATCACGGCGACCGCCCCCACCGTGCTGCCCCTGATCTCCGCACCGGAAGCGGCGCTGCTGCGCGATGAAGTACGCTTTCAAACCGATTTCGCCGCGACCGGCACCTACGCGGCCTTGACCCGCGGCCCGGTGCACGCCGACCTGTTCCGCAATAACGTGATGTTCGAAGACGAGCGCCTGACCGGCTGCTTCGACTTTTACTTTGCCGGCGTCGACACCTGGCTGTTCGACGTCGCCGTGACCGTCAACGACTGGTGCGTCGACCTCGCAACCGGCGTGCTCGACGAGGCACGCGTGCTGGCCCTGCTCGAGGCATATCACGCGGTGCGCCCGTTCACGCTGGACGAACAGGCAGCCTGGCTGCCGATGCTGCGCGCCGGCGCGCTGCGCTTCTGGCTGTCGCGCCTGTATGATCTGCATATTCCGCGTGCGGCCGAACTGCTCACGCCCCACGACCCTACCCACTTCGAACGCATCCTGCGCGCCCGCATCGAACGCGGCGCACCCGACCTGCCTACATGA
- a CDS encoding M56 family metallopeptidase, protein MDEWFGTAASSLAWALIDFLWQGLLVGWVAALLLALMRKARPQARYLVACGALLLCAALPLAGMVARMAEADAGPASSALPVVASGTVANAVAALPLAAIDAGRFAAWTNWESALQERLPLVLLCWALGAGLLALRMVLGLAWVRRRTRAGQYRLDPAWQARLDRMAQGMGIARRVTLGLVDDLTSPVTAGWWRPVVLVPASLVSGMPPQLLEALLAHELAHVRRCDYVVNVIQSAIEILLFYHPAVWWLSKRIRDEREQIADDVAASTLGEPRRLALALSELDLFQFTPQLAPAAHGGNLMSRIKRLVRPEVEPLNWKLALPILGLATAAAFYSWSAPAHAEAGQPTPAPRAEPAPRPQAAPAEHRVVRKEGREEPYAVVRANDKNTSMSGSNEDWDDIKEAKRRIGGDFLWFREGGQAWYIQDAGVLARVDAAWAPMTRLGAQMDAYGKEMDVHGKEMDALGKEMDVAARGFKPDEGKLRAVEKRMEALGEDMEKLGRQMGATDSVKERERIQRRMSEVGQQMSAAGQEIGQLHQGPGMREAQKSMDAIGRRMSEAGKPMDAIGKKMGALGKEMERESKAADKTVRALIREARDKGLAKPVPQAG, encoded by the coding sequence ATGGACGAATGGTTCGGTACCGCGGCAAGCAGCCTGGCCTGGGCGCTGATCGATTTCCTGTGGCAGGGCCTGCTGGTCGGCTGGGTGGCGGCGCTGCTGCTGGCGCTGATGCGCAAGGCGCGGCCGCAGGCGCGCTACCTGGTGGCCTGCGGCGCGCTGCTGCTGTGCGCGGCGCTGCCGCTGGCCGGGATGGTCGCGCGCATGGCCGAGGCGGATGCCGGCCCGGCCAGTTCCGCGCTGCCGGTCGTGGCATCCGGCACGGTGGCGAACGCGGTGGCGGCGCTGCCGCTGGCCGCCATCGATGCCGGCCGGTTCGCCGCCTGGACGAATTGGGAGTCGGCCCTGCAGGAGCGCCTGCCGCTGGTGCTGTTGTGCTGGGCGCTGGGCGCCGGCCTGCTGGCACTGCGCATGGTGCTCGGGCTGGCCTGGGTGCGCCGGCGGACCCGGGCGGGGCAGTACCGGCTGGACCCGGCCTGGCAGGCGCGGCTCGACAGGATGGCGCAGGGCATGGGCATCGCCCGCCGCGTCACCCTCGGCCTGGTCGACGACTTGACGAGTCCGGTGACCGCTGGCTGGTGGCGCCCGGTGGTGCTGGTGCCCGCAAGCCTGGTGTCGGGCATGCCGCCGCAGCTGCTGGAAGCGCTGCTGGCGCACGAACTGGCGCACGTGCGCCGTTGTGATTACGTAGTGAATGTGATCCAGAGCGCGATCGAGATCCTGCTGTTCTACCACCCGGCCGTGTGGTGGCTGTCGAAGCGGATCCGCGACGAGCGCGAACAGATTGCAGATGATGTAGCCGCAAGCACGCTCGGCGAACCGCGGCGCCTGGCACTTGCACTGTCCGAACTGGACCTGTTCCAGTTCACCCCGCAACTTGCCCCAGCAGCACATGGAGGAAATCTTATGTCCCGCATCAAACGCCTGGTTCGTCCCGAAGTCGAACCGCTGAACTGGAAGCTGGCGCTTCCGATCCTGGGCCTGGCCACCGCGGCCGCCTTCTATTCCTGGTCGGCGCCGGCCCATGCCGAGGCCGGGCAGCCGACGCCGGCGCCGCGTGCCGAGCCGGCACCCCGTCCGCAAGCCGCGCCGGCCGAGCACCGCGTGGTGCGCAAGGAGGGCAGGGAAGAACCCTATGCCGTGGTGCGCGCCAATGACAAGAACACGAGCATGAGCGGCAGCAACGAGGACTGGGACGACATCAAGGAAGCCAAGCGCCGCATTGGCGGCGACTTCCTGTGGTTCCGCGAGGGCGGCCAGGCCTGGTACATCCAGGACGCCGGCGTGCTGGCCAGGGTCGACGCGGCCTGGGCCCCGATGACCAGGCTGGGGGCGCAGATGGACGCGTACGGCAAGGAGATGGACGTGCACGGCAAGGAGATGGATGCGCTCGGCAAGGAAATGGACGTGGCGGCGCGCGGCTTCAAGCCGGACGAGGGCAAGCTGCGTGCGGTCGAGAAGCGCATGGAAGCGCTGGGCGAAGACATGGAGAAGCTCGGCAGGCAGATGGGGGCGACCGATAGCGTCAAGGAACGCGAGCGCATCCAGCGCCGCATGAGCGAGGTCGGCCAGCAGATGTCGGCGGCCGGGCAGGAGATTGGCCAGCTGCACCAGGGGCCGGGCATGCGCGAGGCGCAGAAGTCGATGGACGCGATCGGCCGCCGCATGAGTGAGGCCGGCAAGCCGATGGATGCGATCGGCAAGAAGATGGGCGCGCTCGGCAAGGAAATGGAGCGCGAGAGCAAGGCGGCCGACAAGACAGTGCGCGCCCTGATCCGCGAAGCGCGCGACAAGGGGCTGGCCAAGCCGGTGCCGCAGGCTGGCTGA
- a CDS encoding S-(hydroxymethyl)glutathione dehydrogenase/class III alcohol dehydrogenase — protein sequence MKTKAAVAWKAGHPLTIEEVELEGPKAGEVLVEVKATGICHTDYYTLSGADPEGLFPAILGHEGAGVVVDVGPGVTSLRKDDHVIPLYTPECRQCKFCLSQKTNLCQAIRTTQGRGLMPDATSRFSLDGKPLYHYMGTSTFSNYIVVPEIALAKVRSDAPFDKICYIGCGVTTGIGAVIFTAKVEAGANVVVFGLGGIGLNVIQAAKMVGADKIIGVDLNPEREAMARKFGMTHFINPTKVENVVDAIVQLTDGGADYSFECVGNVTTMRQALECCHKGWGQSIIIGVAAAGQEISTRPFQLVTGRVWKGSAFGGARGRTDVPKIVDWYMENKINIDDLITHHLPLERINEGFDLMKSGESIRSVVVY from the coding sequence ATGAAGACCAAGGCTGCAGTTGCATGGAAGGCGGGCCATCCGCTCACGATCGAAGAAGTTGAACTCGAAGGCCCGAAGGCCGGCGAGGTGCTGGTCGAGGTCAAGGCGACCGGCATCTGCCACACCGATTACTACACGCTGTCCGGCGCCGATCCGGAAGGCCTGTTTCCCGCCATCCTCGGCCACGAAGGCGCGGGCGTGGTGGTGGACGTCGGCCCGGGTGTCACCAGCCTGCGCAAGGACGACCACGTCATTCCGCTGTACACCCCGGAGTGCCGCCAGTGCAAATTCTGCCTGTCGCAGAAGACCAACCTGTGCCAGGCCATCCGTACCACGCAAGGCCGCGGCCTGATGCCCGATGCGACCTCGCGCTTCTCGCTGGACGGCAAGCCGCTGTACCACTACATGGGCACCTCGACCTTCTCGAACTACATCGTGGTGCCGGAGATCGCCCTGGCCAAGGTGCGTTCTGACGCGCCCTTCGACAAGATCTGCTACATCGGCTGCGGCGTCACCACCGGCATCGGCGCCGTGATCTTCACCGCCAAGGTGGAGGCGGGGGCCAACGTGGTCGTGTTCGGTCTGGGCGGCATCGGCCTGAACGTGATCCAGGCCGCCAAGATGGTGGGCGCCGACAAGATCATCGGCGTCGACCTGAACCCGGAACGCGAAGCGATGGCGCGCAAGTTCGGCATGACCCACTTCATCAATCCGACCAAGGTCGAAAACGTGGTCGACGCCATCGTCCAGCTGACCGACGGCGGCGCCGACTACAGCTTCGAATGCGTGGGCAACGTCACCACCATGCGCCAGGCGCTGGAGTGCTGCCACAAGGGCTGGGGCCAATCGATCATCATCGGCGTGGCGGCGGCGGGCCAGGAAATCTCGACCCGTCCGTTCCAGCTGGTGACCGGGCGCGTGTGGAAGGGCTCCGCCTTCGGCGGCGCGCGCGGCCGCACCGACGTGCCGAAGATCGTCGACTGGTACATGGAAAACAAGATCAACATCGATGACCTGATCACCCACCACCTGCCGCTCGAGCGCATCAACGAAGGCTTCGACCTGATGAAGTCGGGCGAATCGATCCGCTCGGTCGTGGTCTACTGA
- a CDS encoding UvrD-helicase domain-containing protein: MQNLLHNLNPEQLAAVTLPSQSALILAGAGSGKTRVLTTRIAWLIQTGQVSPAGIMAVTFTNKAAKEMLTRLSSMLPINTRGMWIGTFHGLCNRLLRTHYKDAALPQAFQILDSQDQLSLIKRMLKAHNVDDEKYPAKALMYFINNAKEQGLRANRLEPNDPIERRMIELYELYEGQCQREGVVDFAELLLRSYELLARNGPLRHHYQMRFRHILVDEFQDTNDLQYNLLKLLAGHDEEGGGAIFAVGDDDQSIYAFRGANVGNMQAFEREFRVKNLIKLEQNYRSFGHILDSANYLIANNTKRLGKNLRTDAGQGEQVRVYEAASDLEEAQWIIEEAKSLMKDGLSRSEIAILYRSNAQSRVIEHALFAAGLPYTVYGGLRYFQRAEVKHAIAYLQLMDNPHNDSAFLRVVNFPTRGIGARSIEQLQMAADTYGISLYAAVPYMTGKAGSALGNFVKLIESARFETQQLPLPELVRVVLERSGLLLHYQNEKEGADRIENLEQMVGAATQFVQEEGYGQAAPAHLGPQALPATGEAIVNQDGIEVLDADAPLASVMSPLSAFLTHASLEAGDAQAQAGQDALQLMTVHSAKGLEFDAVFITGLEEGLFPHESSARELDGVDEERRLMYVAITRARKRLYMSFTQQRMLHGQTRFNMKSRFFDELPEESIKWLSPRVQTNWFAGRKQTTAWDDAAFRDGSDNKIAQQITQKSGNGSGWRVGESVSHAKFGEGVIVNIEGGAGAARAQINFGAAGMKVLDLSVAKLERVGR; the protein is encoded by the coding sequence ATGCAGAATCTCCTCCATAACCTCAATCCCGAACAGCTCGCCGCCGTCACCCTGCCGTCGCAGAGCGCGCTGATCCTGGCCGGCGCCGGTTCCGGCAAGACGCGCGTGCTGACGACCCGCATCGCCTGGCTGATCCAGACCGGGCAGGTGTCGCCCGCCGGCATCATGGCGGTGACCTTCACCAACAAGGCGGCCAAGGAGATGCTGACGCGCCTGTCCTCCATGCTGCCGATTAATACGCGCGGCATGTGGATCGGCACCTTCCACGGCCTGTGCAACCGGCTGCTGCGCACCCACTACAAGGACGCCGCGCTGCCGCAAGCCTTCCAGATCCTCGATTCTCAGGACCAGCTCTCGCTGATCAAGCGCATGCTGAAGGCGCACAACGTGGACGATGAAAAATATCCGGCCAAGGCGCTGATGTACTTCATCAACAACGCCAAGGAGCAGGGCCTGCGCGCGAATCGCCTGGAGCCGAACGACCCGATCGAGCGCCGCATGATCGAGCTCTACGAGCTGTACGAGGGCCAGTGCCAGCGCGAGGGCGTGGTCGATTTCGCCGAGCTGCTGCTGCGCTCGTACGAGCTGCTGGCCCGCAATGGCCCCTTGCGCCACCACTACCAGATGCGCTTCCGCCACATCCTGGTCGACGAGTTCCAGGATACCAACGACCTGCAGTACAACTTGTTGAAACTGCTGGCCGGGCATGACGAGGAGGGCGGCGGCGCCATCTTCGCCGTGGGCGACGACGACCAGAGCATCTACGCCTTCCGTGGCGCCAACGTCGGCAACATGCAGGCCTTCGAGCGCGAATTCCGCGTCAAGAACCTGATCAAGCTGGAGCAGAACTACCGCTCCTTCGGCCACATCCTCGACAGCGCCAACTACCTGATCGCCAACAACACCAAGCGTCTCGGGAAGAACCTGCGTACCGATGCGGGGCAGGGCGAGCAGGTGCGTGTGTACGAAGCGGCCAGCGACCTCGAAGAAGCGCAATGGATCATCGAGGAAGCCAAGAGCCTGATGAAGGACGGCCTGTCGCGCAGCGAGATCGCGATCCTGTACCGCTCCAACGCGCAGAGCCGCGTGATCGAGCACGCGCTGTTCGCGGCCGGGCTGCCCTATACCGTGTACGGCGGCCTGCGCTACTTCCAGCGCGCCGAGGTCAAGCACGCCATCGCCTACCTGCAGCTGATGGACAACCCGCACAACGATTCGGCTTTCCTGCGCGTGGTGAACTTCCCCACCCGCGGCATCGGCGCGCGCTCGATCGAACAGCTGCAGATGGCGGCCGACACCTATGGCATCTCGCTGTACGCGGCGGTGCCCTACATGACCGGCAAGGCCGGCAGCGCGCTCGGCAACTTCGTGAAGCTGATCGAATCGGCGCGTTTCGAGACCCAGCAGCTGCCGCTGCCGGAACTGGTGCGCGTGGTGCTGGAGCGCAGCGGCCTGCTGCTGCACTACCAGAACGAGAAGGAAGGCGCCGACCGCATCGAGAACCTGGAGCAGATGGTGGGCGCCGCCACCCAGTTCGTGCAGGAAGAAGGCTACGGCCAGGCCGCCCCGGCCCACCTGGGCCCGCAGGCGCTGCCCGCGACGGGCGAAGCCATCGTCAACCAGGACGGCATCGAGGTCCTCGACGCCGACGCCCCGCTGGCCAGCGTGATGTCGCCGCTGTCGGCCTTCCTCACCCACGCTTCGCTGGAAGCGGGCGACGCCCAGGCCCAGGCCGGGCAGGATGCGCTACAGCTCATGACGGTGCACTCGGCCAAGGGCCTGGAATTCGACGCGGTCTTCATCACCGGCCTGGAAGAAGGCCTGTTCCCGCACGAGAGCAGCGCGCGCGAACTCGATGGCGTGGACGAGGAACGGCGCCTGATGTACGTGGCGATCACGCGCGCGCGCAAGCGTTTGTACATGAGCTTTACCCAGCAACGCATGCTGCACGGCCAGACCCGCTTCAACATGAAGTCGCGCTTCTTCGACGAACTGCCGGAAGAGTCGATCAAGTGGCTGTCGCCGCGCGTGCAGACCAACTGGTTCGCCGGCCGCAAGCAGACCACGGCCTGGGACGACGCCGCCTTCCGCGACGGTTCCGACAACAAGATCGCGCAGCAGATCACGCAGAAGTCCGGCAACGGCTCCGGCTGGCGCGTGGGAGAGAGCGTCTCCCACGCCAAGTTCGGCGAGGGCGTGATCGTCAATATCGAGGGTGGGGCGGGCGCGGCGCGCGCCCAGATCAACTTCGGCGCGGCGGGGATGAAGGTGCTGGACCTGTCGGTGGCGAAGCTGGAGCGCGTCGGCCGCTGA